The stretch of DNA CGAGCGGCTCGCCGACGAGATGGCGGCCCTGGAACCGGTCAACATGCGGGCCATCGAGGAGTACGACAGCGTCGCTGACGACCTGGCGGATCTGGAGGACCAGAAGGAGACGCTGGTCGAGGAGGCCGAGGGAATCCGGGACCGCATCGACACCTACGAGGCCCGCAAGAAGGAGACGTTCATGGAGTCCTTCGACGCCATCAACGAGCAGTTCGAGGACATCTTCGAGCGGCTCTCGAACGGCACGGGCCACCTCCACCTGGAGGACGAGGCCGACCCCTTCGAGGGCGGACTGACGATGAAGGCCCAGCCCGGCGACAAGCCGATCCAGCGCCTGGCCGCGATGTCGGGCGGCGAGAAGTCACTGACCGCGCTGGCGTTCATCTTCGCCATCCAGCGGCACAACCCCGCGCCGTTCTACGCGCTGGACGAGGTCGACGCCTTCCTCGACGCGGCCAACGCCGAACTCGTCGGGGAGATGGTCGACGAACTGGCCGGCGACGCGCAGTTCGTGGTCGTCTCGCACCGCTCGGCCCTGCTGGAGCGCTCGGAACGGGCCATCGGCGTGATGATGCAGGGCGACAACGTCTCGGCCGTCACCGGCATCGACCTCTCCGGGGACGGCCCCGACGAAGAGGAGGTGCCGGCGGACGACTGACCCATGACCGACGACGACATCCCACTGGACATCACCGGCCACGAGGACCGCGAGCGGCCGAGCCGCTCGGCGGAGTCGGCGACCCCGCCGGGCGACGGGGACGCCGCTCCCGAGGAGGACGTCGACCTCCTGACCGAGGGCGAACGCGCGGACGGCGAGGCCGACGACGAGGACGTCGAACCCGTCGAGGTCCTCGTCCAGCTGGCCGACGACGGCGAGATCGACCCGTGGGACATCGACGTGGTCCGGGTCACCGACAAGTTCCTCGCCCGCATCGACGAGGGCGACCTGCGGACCTCGGGCCGGGCGCTGTTCTACGCCTCCGTCCTCATCCGGATGAAGAGCGACGCGATGCTGGGCGAGGACGAGTCCGACGACGACGAGGTCGAGCCGTGGGAGCGGGCGATGCAGGCCGACGATCCGATCGAGGAGCCGGACCCGTTCTCGGCGCTGGAGTCGGAGATGGACCGCCGGCTGGAGCGCCGCCGCGCCCGCGGGATGCCCCAGACGCTTGATGAACTGGTCCGTGACCTCCGGGAGGCCGAGCGGGACTCGTGGTGGAAGGAGTCCCGGGAGTACGACACCAGCGACTCCCCGGGGGGCGACCAGCGGGGGCCACAGGAGCTGGACTACCGCGGCGCGGCCGATATGGGGATGGACCGCGCACCCTCGGCGACGGACGTGGCCGAGACCGCCCACGCCGAGGACATGGACGACATCATCGACGACGTCTACGCCGCCGTCCGCGAGCAGTACGAGCAGGGCCGCGATGAGGTGCTGTACCGGGAGGTACAGGAGGCCGGGGGCTCCCGCGTCGAGACGTTCCTCGGCCTGCTCTTTCTCGCCCACCGCGGTCGCGTCCGCCTCCAGCAGGACGACCTGTTCGGCGACCTCTGGGTCCAGGACCCGAGCGCGGTGAGCGGCTCCGAGGAAGCGGTCGCGGACTAGCGTCTGCCGCGGCCGTCCGAACCGTTTTGCTCGCCGAACCCCTGGAACTGGTGTGACAGACATCGCGGCGGTGGTGTTCGACCTCGACGGGACCCTCTGTGAGTCGACCCAGGACGAGGCCGCGCTGTACGCGGCGGCGTTCGAGCGGGTCGACCGCGAACCGTTCGGTGAGGTCGAGGAACTGTGGGCGGCCCTGACGGGGCCGCCCGACCCCCGCGACGAACGATCGTACCTCGCCGCTGGGTTCCGCCGCGTCGCCGCCCAACACGGCCACCGAACGGTCCCGGCCGACGACCTGGCCGCCGGGCTGCTCGACGCCGTCGACCGGCGGGCGGTCGCGTTCCGCGAGGGCGCGGAGACGGCGCTGTCGGCGGCCCGCGACCGCGGCCCGGTCGCGCTCCTGACGAACGGGCCGGCCGACCGCCAGCGCCCGAAGGTCGAGGCGCTCGCGCTTACCGAGCGGGTCGAGACGGTCTGTTACGCCGGCGACCTGCCCCGGCGCAAGCCGCACCCGGAGCCGTTCCACGACGTCTGCGAGACGCTGGGGGCCGCGCCCGAGCGGACGCTGTACGTCGGCGACTCGCTCGGTCACGACGTGGCGGGCGCACACGGGGCGGGCCTGCAGGCGGCGTGGTGTCCGCGAGAGCCCGGCGACACCGAAGGGTACCGGCCGGAGTACGTCCTCGGCGCGCCGTCGGACCTGGCCGCCGTCCTGGACCGTCAGCGCGCCCGGGAGGACCGTGGGTGACCGCCGCGGAGGCCGTCCTCGATCGGGTCGTCGGTGCCCCGCCGGACGCCCTCGAGCGGCCGCCACAGGGGAACCACAAGCGGACGGTCGTGGCCCGCTACCGCGACCGGCCGTCGCTGGTGGTCCAGACGGCAAACGACGCGGCGGCGCTCCGGACCGAAGCCGAGCTGCTGCGGGCCGTCGCCGACCGGACCGACGTCCCGGTCCCGGAACTCGTCGCGGCCGGCGAACTGGACGGGCGGGGCTACCTCGTCACGGAACACGTCGCCGGCGCGGACCTCCACGAGCGGTTCGTCGCGCTCCCGACCGACGACCGGGTGCGACTCGCGCGGCGGTTCGGCTCGATCCTGGGGACGCTCCACGACGCGTTCCCCTTCGACGGTGCGGGGGCGGTGAGCCTCGACGACGGCAGCCTCGTCGCGGCGGGCCGAACGAGCGCCGCCGTCGCCCGCGAGTACGCGGCCGACGCGCTCGCGGCACTCCCGCCGGCCTTCGACGACCTGCGGCCCGCGGTGGCCGCGGCCCCCGATCCGCCGACGGGGAACCGCCGACCCCGGCTGTTCCCGTGGGACCTGCGGCCCGGCAACGCGGTCGTCGCGGACGGCCGGCTGGCGGCGGTGCTGGACTGGGGCGGGCCGCGCGCCGCCGACCCGGCGCTGTCGGTCGCCAAGACCGAGCACGTGGTCGCCCGCTGGTACGGCGTCGACAGCGATCGGTTGGCTCCGGCGTTCCGCGAGGGGTACCGCTCGGTGCGGCCGTTGCCCGACGTGACGGCCGCCCACCGTCTCGCGGCCGTCGCGGCCGCCGCCGTCGACAGCGACGGCGTCGTGACCCGGCCGGGCTACCCCGAGCGCACCGGCACGGACGCGGTGACCGTCCACCGCGCGTGGCTGTCGGAGCGGCTGACCGCGGCCGAGTCCGAATAAACGGAGTTTAAGTCCGTCCCGGCAAACGGGCAGGTATGGACGACCGCACCTACACCGCGGACGCGGAGCCGGGCGAGACCGTCACGGTCGCCGGCTGGGTCCACGAGATACGGGACCTCGGTGGCATCGCCTTCCTCATCCTCCGGGACGCGACCGGGAAGATCCAGGTCAAGTTCGAGAAAGACGAGATGGACGACGACCTCGTGGAGACGGCGCTGGACGTCCACCGCGAGTCCGTCATCGCCGTGACCGGCGACGTGGAGGAGGAGCCGCGCGCCCCCACCGGCGTCGAGATCACGCCCGACTCGCTGGACGTGGTCGCCGAGGCCGACCCCGAACTGCCCCTTGACCCCTCCGGCAAGGTCGACGCCGAACTACCGACCCGGCTGGACAACCGGACGCTCGACCTCCGCAAGGACGAGGTCAAGGCCGTCTTCGAGATCCGCGCGGAGGTCCTGCGGGCCGCCCGCGAGGCGTTCCGCTCGCTCGGCTGTACGGAGATCAACACGCCGAAGATCGTCGCCACGGGCACCGAGGGCGGGACGGAGCTGTTCCCCATCACCTACTTCGGCCGCGAGGCGTTCATGAACCAGAGCCCGCAGCTGTTCAAGCAGCTGATGGTCGGCTCCGGCTTAGAGCGAGTCTTCGAGATCGGCCCCATCTTCCGCGCCGAGGAGCACAACACGCCCCGGCACCTCAACGAGGCGACCTCCATCGACTTCGAGTCGGCCTTCTACGACCACACCGAGGCGATGGACGCCTGCGAGCACGTCGTGAAGTCCGCCTACGAGGCCGTCGAAGAGAACTGTCAGGACCAGCTCGCGGCGCTGGGCCTCGACGAGACGTTCGAGGCCCCCAGCGGCGAGTTCCCGCGGCTGACCTACCAGGAGGCCCTCGACCGCATCAACGCCACGGGCGAACTCGACGAGCCGCTGGTGTGGGGCGACGACCTCTCGACGGAGGCCGAGCACGTCCTCGGTCAGGAGGTCGGCGAGCACTACTTCATCACCGACTGGCCCAGCGAGATCAAGCCGTTCTACATCAAGGACCACGACGACGACCCCGAGGTGTCGACCGGCTTCGACATGATGCACCCGTCGATGGAACTGGTCTCGGGCGGCCAGCGCGAGCACCGCCACGACCAGCTCGTCGCGGGCTTCGAGCAGCAGGGGCTGGACCCCGAGGCCTTCGAGTACTACACCAAGATGTTCCGCTACGGGATGCCCCCCCACGCAGGCTGGGGCCTCGGCGGCGAACGGCTCGTCATGACGATGCTCGGCCTGGAGAACATCCGGGAGGCCGTCCTCTTCCCGCGAGACCGGCAGCGCCTGTCGCCGTAGGCGACGGCGCGACCGTCGAGCGGGAGCTCGTCGGACGAGCGGCGCGAGTCCGACGGTGTTCCCGCGGGATCGTCAGCGTCTGAGCCCGTAGGGCGAAGACCTGAGAGCCAGCGAGACGAACGCAGTGAGTCTCGCCGGACCGGCAGCGCCTGTCGCCATAGGCGACGGCGGCGAGCGCGGGACGCGGCGTCCCGCGTGCCTCGTCGGATAGTGCCCGAGATTTTTGTTGCGGCAGTCGTCAGGCGGGGTATGGACCGCCAGCGACGCGTCACCGTCGAGGTGGCGGGGACGATCGTCGGGACGCACCTCCTGTACGCGTTCCTCGTCGACCCCGCCCTGGAGCGTATCGACCCGTCGCTCGCCCTCAGCGACGCCGAGCCGAGCCTCTACACGCCGTTCGGCCGGTTCGGGACGCTCCCGGTCGGGGGGACCGACTTCTCGCAGCCGGCCATCTACGTCTACCTCGCCACGATTTTCGCCGCGTTCGGGCTCTACGTGGCGCTCCGACGCGACACGCTGACACGGATCGGCGAGCGGTACGCCGTCGCCGACGACCTGGAGAACTGACGGGACCGGGCGAGCCGGTCCGTCGACGCGTGGGGCTCAGTCGTCGGCGAGGGCGGTGTCGCCGCCCGCCGTTCCGGCCGCGCCGCCGGCGACCGTCGACTGGTTGTTCGCGACCCAGCGCAACAGGAGGAACGCGAAGAGGTACTTCGCGCCGACGTCGAGCGCGGAGTAGCCCCACGAGGTCAGCCCGACCGACTGGACCAGCGCCAGCCCTTCGACGCCGACCGCCCAGATGATCGGGTAGCCGAGCCAGAGGACGACCGTCAGGACCCGCAGCGTCCCGAAGATCTCGTCGGTGCCGGCGGCCGCGGCGTTGCTGGGCCACTCGACGAGGATGGCATAGAGGACGACGAGGAAGAACGCACAGCTGATGCCGTAGAAGAACCACCGGAGGCCGTACGAGGAGGTGACGAGCGCGGCCGCGAGCCCCGTGACGCACATCCCGATGTCGGCCGCGATGACGGTGAAGAGGTCGGCCCGGTCGACGTCGGCGAGCAGGCCGAGCGCCAGCAGGATCATCGGCGTCGAGAGCGTCCAGGTGAGGTACCGGCCCCACTGGCTCATCACCTCCTGACCGGCGAGCGCGTGGCCAGCGGGCATCTCGATGAAGCCGACCGTCAGCCCCGAGACCAGCGCCGCGTAGCTCGATATCGAGACGAGCGGGACGAACAGCGTCGCCGCCCAGATGAACTTGGCCCGTGGGGTCGTCACCGTCCGCCCCATATAGACGAACAGCAGTATCGAGAGCCCGGCGAGCGCGATGTTCACCCAGAGCGACGAGGCCAGCAGCACGTCGTTCGCGATGGCCTCGGCCACCTCCGACTGTGTCGCCTGGAGCGGGACGGTCGACGCCGCTGATGCGAGTGCCATACACTGACCGTACGTAGCTATCGCATAAACGGACAGACCCGAATCGTATCGGTACGGCCGTGTCGGCGAGCCGTTACGGGGCCCGCTACTCGGGGAACAGCTCCGCCTCGCGTTCGATGGCCTCGATGCGGGCGACCTCGTCGTCGGTCAGGACCAGCTCCGCGGCCGCGAGGTTCGCCTCGAGGTGTGCGCGACTCGACGCCTTCGGGATCGTCACCACCGGGTCGTAGCTGGTCGCCCAGGCGATGCTGACCGCCGCCGGCGACGTGTCGTGGTCGTCGGCGATCGCGCGGATCGTCGGGTCGTCGAACACCGCGCCCCCCGCCAGCGGGGAGTACGCGACCAGCGGGTAGCCGCCCTCCCGGGCGTCGGCGAGCAGGTCCTCGGACCAGAAGAAGGGGTGGAACTCGACCTGGTGGGCGGCGACGGCGTCGAGGTGCTCGCGGGCCGTCGCCAGCTGGTCGGGTTCGAAGTTCGAGAGGCCGACGCGGTCGGTCAGGCCAGCCTCGCGGACCTCCTCGAGCGCGGGCAGCGTCGCCGCCGGATCGTAGTCGCCGCGGGGTCGGTGGACGTACAGCAGGTCAACTCGATCGAGTCCGAGCCGGTCGAGGCTGGCCTCGGTCCCCGGACGGACGTCGGCGCTCGCGAGGCTGTCGATCCAGAGCTTCGTCGCGACCGTCAGATCGCCGCGGTCGGCGTCGGCCGCGGCGACGCCGCTCCCGACCACGCCCTCGTTGTCGTAGATCTGTGCGGTGTCGAGGTGTCGGTAGCCGGCGTCGACGGCCGCCGTGACCGTCGCCGGGTCGTCGATCCCCATCGTTCCGAGTCCGACCGGTGGGAGGTGCACACCCGACAGAGGGCGGCGAGGGGAAAGGAGCTATCGATCAGAACTCGTCGCGTTCCGTGACCGCCGTGGCGTGGGTCGCCCACTTCTCGACGGTCGGCGACCCCCAGTACTTGACAGCGCCGCTCCGCTCGTCGAAGTCGAGGATGCCGAGGTCGTGCAGGAACGGCAAGTGCGTCTCGGTCAGCGCCGTCTCAACGGCCTCGACCGTCGTCTCCGACTCCGGTAGGTCGCTTTCCGCTCCCCGTCTCGCCACCGCCGTCGCCAGCGCGCGGACCTCGACGGCGGCGTCGTCGCTGGTGGAGAGGTGATAACAGACCGCTCGCCGCCGCCAGTCCGACAGGACGGTGAACGCGTCGTCGACGATCGGCGTCGTGAGCCCGCGGTCCTCCGGCGTCATCCCCTGCCACTCCTCCCGTTCCGGACCTGCTCGTGGCTGGTCGCTCATAGGCGACTAAGCCCTAGTGAGTGAGACACATCAACGTACCACCTAGAAAGCTAGGCGGACATCACCCGTCGAACAGGGCGTCGAGGAGGTTCCGCTGGGCGCGCCGGAGGTGCTGGTGGAGCGTCGGCGAGGAGATGTCAAGGGTCTCCGAGAGCTGTTCGGCCGTCGTGTCCCGGGGCCACTCGTAGTACCCCGCCAGGAACGCCGCGCGCAGGACCTCCTGCTGTCGGTCGGTGAGCCTGTCCCTGAGTGTCGACTCGTCGGGCGGGCCGATGGAGCCACGCTCGCGCTCCTGTTTCGCGGTCAGCGTGAACGACTCTCCCGCCTCGGCGAGCCGCTCGCGGATCGTCCGCGGTTCGGCATCGGTCGGTGCCTCGACGGTGACTGTGGTGCCCGTCTCGTCCGCCGTGACCTCGACGGGACGGGCCCCCACGTCGAGCAGGAGCGACTGGTAGGTCTCGGTCGTGCGGAGTTCGAGCGCCCCGCCGTCGTCGTCGCTCCTGACGACCCGCGCTTCCAGAACCTTCGCCCGGTCGCGGAGGTCGTCGACGACCCGCTCGGCCGGCGCGCCGCTCACGTCGAGGTACTGGAGCATCTGGTCGTCGACGGGGACGCAGCCGGTGGCCTCGAACCGACAGCCGTGGGCCTGTGCCACCGCGGCCAGGCAGGTCTCCGTGCCGTCGGCCGCGAACTCCAGTTCGAGCACGCGGTCCTCCGAGAGCAGTTGTCGCGTCTGGGTCGCACCGACGACGAACCCGACCGTCTCGCCCAGGACCTCGAAGCTCTCGACGACCCGATCGCCGAACGCGCCGGTCCGGGCGGCGTAGACGACGAGGATGCCGTGGACCGCCTCCTCGTGTCGGAGCGGGACGACCGCCGCCGACCGGAACCCTCGGTCCAGCGCCTCCGCGTGCCAGCCGGACATGGTCGACTCCGCTCTCACGTCGTCGACGACCTGTGTCTCGCCCGTCTCGAAGGCGCGCGCGCCGGGACCGTTGGCCCTCGTCTCCTCGTCCGCGCGGCTGTGGATGAGGTCGAGGTAGTCGGCCTCGCCGCCCGCGCTCGTCCGGACGGCGATCCGGTCGTCGGCACCGGTCGGTTCGCCGACCCAGGCGAACTCGAAGAGGTCCGACTCGACGAGCCGTTCACACAGCGTCGTCTCGATCTCGTCGCGGGTCGCCGCCGACCCCAGCGCCCGGATGACGTCCTGGATGAGCGACTGGACCCGCGCGAGCGTCGCGAGCTCGTCGCGCTGTGCCGCGACCTCGCGCTGGCGCTTCTTGCGCTCGGTGATGTCCTGGTGGATCCCGACCGCCCGGACCGGGTCGCCGTCCTCGTCGCGCTCGAAGACGCGACCGATGTCACGGATCCACTTGTAGTCGCCGTCTTTCGTCCGCAGCCGGTGATCGTTCTCGTAGATGTCGGTCCCGCCGTCGAGGTGCGTCTGGATGTCCGTCCACGTCCGGTCGATGTCGTCCGGGTGGACCAGGTCCTCCCAGGTCTCGACTCGCGCCGGGAGGTCGTCGAGGACGTATCCCAACATCCCCGCCCACCGCTCGTCGAAGGTCACCTCCCCGGTCTGGACGTTCCAGTCCCAGACGCCGAGTTCGGCCCCCTCGAGCGCGAGTTCGAGCCGTTCTTTCGTCTCCGAGAGCTCCCGCTTTTGCTGCTGGTAGGTCGTCACGTCGTGGGCGATCGTCAGCGCCGCCATCACCGTCCCCTCGTGGTCCCGCAGTGGGACCGTCCGGACCTCGTACTCGCGGCCCTCGAACTGCGTGTCGTACGTGTACGCCTCTCCGTCGAGTGCCGTCCGGTAGGCACGTTCGAGCCGCTCCGCCCGCGGTGGGTCGAACACTTCCCGCGGTGTCCGGCCGACGAGGTCCTCGGGGTCGATGCTGGCGTCCTCGAAGGCCGACCCGCCGGCGCTCGTGTACCGCATCGCCTCGTCGACGACGAACACCGCTCCCCCGGGGAACTCCTCGAGCAGCCCCTCCAGCAGTCGGGTGCGGGCGTTTCCGGGGTCGGCCCCGACCGCTCCGTGGCTGTCGGCGCTCCCGTCGTCGGCGACGGCGACCGCTCGCTCGGCCAGCGCCGCGCCGTCGGCGGCGTCGGTCGGGACCACCGTCGTCGCCGCCTCCGCGAGCGCTCCGTCGCCGGTCGGCGGCTCCTCGACGGCGAGGACGGTCGGGCAGTCGACGATCGACAGGAGCTCGGTCGGATCGCCGAGCTCCGCGGGCTGGACGACCACACAGTCCGGTGCCGTCGCCGCCGCGACGTCGGCCGCTGCCGCGGTCGAGCCCGCGGTCGAGACGGTCAGCTCCGGCCGTTCGCGCGTCATCGCGATTCGGTTCGTCTCGCGCGTCGCCGCGTCGCCACTGACGTACAACACGTCGAGTCGGTCCCCGACCGGGCCCGGCCGAAGGGGGGCAGGCCTCGACTCGCCGCTCGGTGGTCGTTCTGTCATCGTGAGCGTGTCTGTGAGATGTTGACGGGAATCACACGTCCCCCGGACAAGACACTGTCGGTCAGTTTCACGCCACAGCGGCGGTCAGTCGCCGCCGGCCGCCTCGGCGACCCCGATCAGCGAGCTCCAGGTGTTACAGCCGGCCCGCAGCGCCACCAGGTCGTCGGCCTCGACGGTCACTTCCAGGACGGCCCCGTCGCGGGCGAGCGCGGCCGTGGTGCGGTCGCCGTCGATCGCGCCGATCTCCGGGCGGACGCTGCGCTCGACGCGGCGAGCGCGCTCCGAACTCCCGTAGTCCAGCGTGAGAACGGTGCGGTGGGGCGGCGTCAATTGACGTCGATCTCTTTGACGTCGGGGGACCGCTCCTTGAGCAGGACGCGGTGGCCGCAGTACGGACAGCGGACGCCGCCGTACTCGTCGAGCGTCACGTCGCGCTTGCAGCGAGAACACTTGTAGCTCATAGCTGTAGGAAGTGACTGGAGCGGCTTCAGTCCTCTTCTTCGGAGAGGGCCGCGCGGATGGAGCGACGGACGGTCTTGCCGCCGGGGGTCTCGGGCGTGTAGCTGCCGCCGGTGTACTTGTAGCCACAGTAGCTGCACTCCCAGATGCCCGTGCCGGCGCGGTCGACGCGGTCCTCGCCGCACTCGGGACAGGTGTGGTCCTCGTTCATCTCCGACTCGATCTCTGCGACGCGGCGGCGGGCGACACGACCGTACCGAGCGCCGAATCGGCCGGCGCTCCCGGTTCGTCCCTGGTTCTCGGCCATAGTACTCTCTTGTCGGCCCAACGGCCACATAAGCCCTTCGAGACGGGGATGGGTGGGAGCGCCCCGCCGCCCTGCCACAGCACCTATCTGCCTGGATGTGAAAGCACAGGCTGCCATGGACGAAGTACTCGAAGTCGCGGACGTCGTCGCGGACTCCGGGTTCGAGGGCATCGTCACGTGGTTACTGCGCCTCGTCGGGCTGCTCGCGCTGCTCGCGGGGCTCGGACTGTGGCTGTTCACGGAGATGGGGCTGCTCTGGGTGCCGGCACTGCTCGTCGTCGCGGGCCTCGTGTTGCTCGTGGCACCGAGCGTCCTGCTGGCGCTCGCCGAGCTGGCCTGACAGCCCGACCGCTCGGGCCCGAACGGGCGGCCGATGGCCGCCGACGGGCTCCGGGCCGGACTCGACCGCGTCGCATCACCGACCAGCGGCCGCCTCGCGGAGCGGGAGGTCTTGCTCGCCGGCGTCGCCGACCGACTCACTCCTCCTGCAGCTCGGCCTCGACGAGCGCCTCGTTGAGGTCGGCCCGGACGTGCTCGCCCAGCTCGCGGTCGCCGGCCGTCGTCACGACGCGGTTCTCCTGGACGCTGGAGCCGTCGCGGATGAGCACCCGGACGTTGCCGTTGGCGTCGGCGCGGGTCGCCTTCGCCCGCACGCCGGTCCGGGAGCCCGAGCCGCCGGCGTCGATCGGCCCGGGGATGACCTTCTTGACGTGGGGGTGGCCGGCGACGGTCTGGACCGCCCGCTGGCCGGCGCGGCCGCCGATCAGCGTCGAGTGGCTCCCGCCCAGCTTCTCCGCGGGGGCGGCCTCGACCACCTCCAGGGCCGGCTCGCCCTGCCGGTCCAGCACGCGCTGGACGGGGGCCTCGCCCTCGACGCGGTAGAACTCGTTGTGCAGCTGGCCGCGGACGGCGTCGATGACCGCGCGCTCGCCGGTGACGTACACCTCGTCGGGTCGCTTGCGCCGGACCTCGTCGGCGATCAGGCCCGCGAAGTTCCGCAGTTCGACGACCGCGGCCTCGTCGCCGTCGCTCGCCCCGTCCTCGGGCGTGGTCGTGATCGTCCGCTCGCCGACGACCGCCTCGTCGGCGATACAGGTCACGGTCGCCCGCTCGCGGCCGAGTTCGAGGACGACGGCGTCGGCGTTGGCGGTGTGACACACCAGGCAGTAGTCGCCCGGGCGGTCGAGCGGTGTGGCACACTGCCGACACTCCATACGTGGCCGTACGGTCGCTGGCGCGGATAAGCGAGACGGTTCGGGCTCGCGCCCGTCGGCGTCACTCGTCGGGGTCGCCCTTCCGGAACTCCCGCAACACGACCGTCGCGTAACTGCCCTTCGGCAGCGCGAACGAGAAGGCCAGATCGTCGTCCTGACGGGCGACGCCGAGGTCGGTCCGCAGCAGGATCGCCCGCCGGGTCCCCGTGCTGTGGAACGCGCCGGGTAGGTCGAAGTCCGACGGAGCCAGTCCCACGTCGGCGAGCACCGCCCGCTCGATGTCGCCCTGCTCGCCGTCGGCCAGCTCGGTCTCGGTGCCGACCAGCGGCGCGGTGACGAACGCCCGGCCGCGCTCGCAGTGGCGCTCGACGGTCCGCAGACGCGACGCGTCGACCCGCTGGGTCCGGTCGGGGTCCGGCAGCGGGAGGTCGTCGGGTGCCTCGCTGTCGGAGAAGCACACCACGTCCCCCTCGACCGGCCGGTGGAAGGGCAGCCCGCGCGCCAGCCGTTCGGAGAGGACGCGGTTGAACACGTACGACTGGGCGGCGTTGACGAACAGCGTCTGGAGGTTCTCGGGGAGTTCCTCGATGGCCGCGCGGTAGTCCCCGGGGCCGTCGGCGGACTCGGCCAGCCGGTGACACATCGACCGCTCGAACCCCAGCGACCGGGGCAGGCGGTCCAGCGCGCCCGCCCAGTCGCGGGTCTCCTCGGCGTAGGCCCGGGCGTCCTGCGTGGCCTCGGGTTCTCGCTCGCTGGGGTTGCCGACGTAGGCCAGGACCGCCCCCTCCCAGTCCCCGCGGGCGATGGCGAGACCGACCTCGTGGGTGACGGGCCGTCGGGAGCCAAAGCGCTGCTGGCCGAAGTAGTTCGGGACGCCGACGGTCCGCTCGCCGTCCGGGAGCGTCGGAGTGGCGTCGCCGCCGTCGCCGTCCTCGCCGGCCGCGAACGCCCGGAGGTCGGCCAGGACGCTGGCGGCGTTCTCGGGCCGGTCGGCGTCCCGGACGCGGATCTCGAAGGCGTTGCCGGCGAGGTCCCCGAACAGGACCGGTCGGCCCGCGCGACCGACGACCTCGACGGTCGCGCCGTCGATCGCGGGCAGGTCGCCGGGGTCGATCCCCTTCACGGAGAACAGCTGTCGCGTGACGGCGCGCTTGTCCTTCGTGCCGGCCCAGGACACCCGCTCGCGGGAGACCCCCAGCCGGTCCGAGAGCTCGCTCGCGAAGTCGTTGGTGTCCCAGTTGCGGAGTTCGACCCGGAGGACCAGGTGCGGGTACCCGCCGGTGTCGGCGTCGACGGGCGCGGTGTCGAACGCCTCCAGTTCGGTCACGCGGAAGTCCTCCGGGGCGACCCGCAGGCGGCCGCCCACGCCGTCGGCGTCGCTGACGTAGTGTGCCATACCGACGGTCCGCTCGATGGGGTGGGCCTCGCGCATACCGGACGGTGGCCCGCGCCCGGGATCAGTGCTCCGGACCGAAGGCGTTAGCAGGCAGACGTATGAGGATCGAACCGGTAGACGCGAACGATGGGGCGCGACGACCGGGCGGCGACGCGACGACGCTTTCTCGCCAGCGCCGCTGCCGGGCTCGCCGGCGTCGCCGGCTGCGTCGGCCGCGGCCAGTCGC from Haloarcula litorea encodes:
- a CDS encoding DUF7344 domain-containing protein, producing the protein MSDQPRAGPEREEWQGMTPEDRGLTTPIVDDAFTVLSDWRRRAVCYHLSTSDDAAVEVRALATAVARRGAESDLPESETTVEAVETALTETHLPFLHDLGILDFDERSGAVKYWGSPTVEKWATHATAVTERDEF
- a CDS encoding segregation/condensation protein A, which codes for MTDDDIPLDITGHEDRERPSRSAESATPPGDGDAAPEEDVDLLTEGERADGEADDEDVEPVEVLVQLADDGEIDPWDIDVVRVTDKFLARIDEGDLRTSGRALFYASVLIRMKSDAMLGEDESDDDEVEPWERAMQADDPIEEPDPFSALESEMDRRLERRRARGMPQTLDELVRDLREAERDSWWKESREYDTSDSPGGDQRGPQELDYRGAADMGMDRAPSATDVAETAHAEDMDDIIDDVYAAVREQYEQGRDEVLYREVQEAGGSRVETFLGLLFLAHRGRVRLQQDDLFGDLWVQDPSAVSGSEEAVAD
- a CDS encoding bacteriorhodopsin: MALASAASTVPLQATQSEVAEAIANDVLLASSLWVNIALAGLSILLFVYMGRTVTTPRAKFIWAATLFVPLVSISSYAALVSGLTVGFIEMPAGHALAGQEVMSQWGRYLTWTLSTPMILLALGLLADVDRADLFTVIAADIGMCVTGLAAALVTSSYGLRWFFYGISCAFFLVVLYAILVEWPSNAAAAGTDEIFGTLRVLTVVLWLGYPIIWAVGVEGLALVQSVGLTSWGYSALDVGAKYLFAFLLLRWVANNQSTVAGGAAGTAGGDTALADD
- the aspS gene encoding aspartate--tRNA(Asn) ligase — protein: MDDRTYTADAEPGETVTVAGWVHEIRDLGGIAFLILRDATGKIQVKFEKDEMDDDLVETALDVHRESVIAVTGDVEEEPRAPTGVEITPDSLDVVAEADPELPLDPSGKVDAELPTRLDNRTLDLRKDEVKAVFEIRAEVLRAAREAFRSLGCTEINTPKIVATGTEGGTELFPITYFGREAFMNQSPQLFKQLMVGSGLERVFEIGPIFRAEEHNTPRHLNEATSIDFESAFYDHTEAMDACEHVVKSAYEAVEENCQDQLAALGLDETFEAPSGEFPRLTYQEALDRINATGELDEPLVWGDDLSTEAEHVLGQEVGEHYFITDWPSEIKPFYIKDHDDDPEVSTGFDMMHPSMELVSGGQREHRHDQLVAGFEQQGLDPEAFEYYTKMFRYGMPPHAGWGLGGERLVMTMLGLENIREAVLFPRDRQRLSP
- a CDS encoding aldo/keto reductase, translated to MHLPPVGLGTMGIDDPATVTAAVDAGYRHLDTAQIYDNEGVVGSGVAAADADRGDLTVATKLWIDSLASADVRPGTEASLDRLGLDRVDLLYVHRPRGDYDPAATLPALEEVREAGLTDRVGLSNFEPDQLATAREHLDAVAAHQVEFHPFFWSEDLLADAREGGYPLVAYSPLAGGAVFDDPTIRAIADDHDTSPAAVSIAWATSYDPVVTIPKASSRAHLEANLAAAELVLTDDEVARIEAIEREAELFPE
- a CDS encoding HAD family hydrolase, whose product is MTDIAAVVFDLDGTLCESTQDEAALYAAAFERVDREPFGEVEELWAALTGPPDPRDERSYLAAGFRRVAAQHGHRTVPADDLAAGLLDAVDRRAVAFREGAETALSAARDRGPVALLTNGPADRQRPKVEALALTERVETVCYAGDLPRRKPHPEPFHDVCETLGAAPERTLYVGDSLGHDVAGAHGAGLQAAWCPREPGDTEGYRPEYVLGAPSDLAAVLDRQRAREDRG
- a CDS encoding phosphotransferase family protein, with product MTAAEAVLDRVVGAPPDALERPPQGNHKRTVVARYRDRPSLVVQTANDAAALRTEAELLRAVADRTDVPVPELVAAGELDGRGYLVTEHVAGADLHERFVALPTDDRVRLARRFGSILGTLHDAFPFDGAGAVSLDDGSLVAAGRTSAAVAREYAADALAALPPAFDDLRPAVAAAPDPPTGNRRPRLFPWDLRPGNAVVADGRLAAVLDWGGPRAADPALSVAKTEHVVARWYGVDSDRLAPAFREGYRSVRPLPDVTAAHRLAAVAAAAVDSDGVVTRPGYPERTGTDAVTVHRAWLSERLTAAESE